One Tursiops truncatus isolate mTurTru1 chromosome 3, mTurTru1.mat.Y, whole genome shotgun sequence DNA segment encodes these proteins:
- the MYOZ3 gene encoding myozenin-3 has product MIPKEQKGPVMTTMGDLTEPVPLLDLGKKLSVPQDLMMEELSLRNNRGSLLFQKRQRRVQKFTFEFAASPRALVAGSAKEKVTGTAEPGMVANSSEGQNYRSELHIFPTSGHGGPEDAQPTAARPVSAHSPSALAPGYAEPLKGVPPEKFNHTAIPKGYSCPWQEFLSYQDHLGEGRSHTPSLAEYRNFNKTPVPFGGALVGETIPRAGTPFVPELTSGLELLRLRPSFNRVAQGWVRNLPESEEL; this is encoded by the exons ATGATTCCCAAGGAGCAGAAGGGGCCGGTAATGACTACCATGGGGGACCTCACTGAACCAG TCCCTTTGCTGGACCTGGGCAAGAAGCTGAGCGTGCCCCAGGACTTGATGATGGAAGAGCTATCACTGCGTAACAACCGAGGATCCCTCCTCTTCCAGAAGAGGCAGCGCCGCGTGCAGAAATTCACCTTTGAGTTTGCAGCCAGCCCGCGTGCG ctcgtGGCAGGAAGCGCCAAGGAGAAGGTGACTGGAACAGCGGAACCTGGGATG GTTGCCAATAGCTCCGAGGGGCAGAACTACCGCTCTGAGCTCCACATCTTCCCGACCTCAGGGCACGGGGGCCCTGAGGATGCCCAGCCCACAGCCGCCCGGCCAGTGAGTGCCCACAGCCCCAGTGCCCTGGCGCCAG GCTATGCCGAGCCACTGAAGGGCGTCCCTCCCGAGAAGTTCAACCACACGGCCATCCCCAAGGGCTACAGCTGCCCATGGCAGGAGTTCCTCAGCTACCAGGACCACCTGGGCGAAGGCAGAAGTCATACCCCCAGCCTGGCGGAGTATCGAAATTTCAACAA GACACCAGTGCCCTTTGGAGGAGCCCTGGTGGGGGAAACCATTCCGAGGGCAGGCACCCCCTTCGTCCCGGAGCTCACCAGTGGCTTGGAACTCCTCCGCCTCAGACCCAGCTTCAACAGGGTGGCCCAGGGCTGGGTCCGCAACCTTCCAGAGTCTGAGGAGCTGTAG
- the SYNPO gene encoding synaptopodin isoform X4 yields the protein MEGSSEEANLLRHLEKVASEEEEVPLVVYLKENAALLTANGLHLSQNREAQQTPPTPPPAEVHSPATDASQNPPSPGATLITPASNSNHNLPATDVDQNPPATVTPQSLPLSSVQQNSSQAQLPPKGAVPDFKPSTPCAGGQPQEPAAEVRSSTLLIDKVSAPPTTTSTFSREVTPISSSRSPAPDFVSSSLLIDIQLGAPVASTEQEMSGRAAATTPTKLYSEVHLTLAKPPSVVNRTARPFGIQAPGGTSQMERSPMVERRHLGEKGPAPRPPSVADRSPRPQRHIMSHSPMLERRPVAQRSPALERRPLGNFTPPPTYAETLSTAPLTSRVRSPPSYSALYPSSDPKPSHLKGQAVPASKTGILEESMARRGSRKSMFTFVEKPKVTPNPDLLDLVQTADEKRRQRDQGEMGVEEEPFALGAEASNFQQEPAPRDRASPAGAEEIVPEWASCLKSPRIQAKPKPKPNQNLSEASGKGAELYARRQSRMEKYVIESSGHAERARCPSPTMSLPSCWKYPTHAPGGFRVASRSPARTPPASLYHGYLPENGVLRPEPSRQPPCQLRPSLFVLSPIKEPAKSSPTAASPAKPSSLDLAPSLPKAALPPSPALPRPSRSSPGQDGLQPTALSPTYSSDVSPVSPSRAWSPRAKQAPRPSFSTRNAGIEAQDRRESLPTSPPWTPGASRPPSSLDGWVSPGPWEPGRGSSLSSPPPLPPPPPPPPPPMSPSWSERSVSPLRHETEARPPSRQLQALLARNIINAARRKSASPRPAGAESLRPFSPPRALPPPPPPPRMRSPLPSRPGQAADPGTTFAPIPRSPLPAGPSPCASPRSPLPARPRPFPYRRSPTDSDVSLDSEDSGAKSPGILGYNICPRGWNGSLRLKRGNLPTEASCTT from the exons ATGGAGGGCTCCTCAGAGGAAGCCAACTTGCTGCGGCACCTGGAGAAGGTGGCCAGTGAGGAAGAGGAGGTACCACTGGTGGTTTATTTAAAGGAGAACGCGGCCCTGCTGACGGCCAATGGGCTCCACCTGTCCCAGAACCGAGAAGCCCAGCAGACACCCCCAACTCCACCTCCGGCGGAGGTCCACAGCCCAGCCACAGATGCCAGCCAAAACCCTCCCTCACCCGGCGCCACGCTCATCACGCCAGCTTCCAACAGCAACCACAACCTGCCAGCCACAGATGTCGATCAGAACCCACCGGCAACTGTCACCCCGCAGAGCCTGCCACTGTCCAGCGTCCAGCAGAATTCCTCACAGGCACAGCTCCCGCCGAAGGGTGCGGTGCCAGATTTCAAACCCAGCACCCCGTGTGCTGGTGGGCAACCCCAGGAGCCAGCCGCGGAGGTGAGATCCAGCACCCTGCTAATTGACAAGGTATCGGCTCCACCTACCACCACCAGCACCTTCTCCAGAGAAGTGACTCCCATCTCCAGCTCCAGGTCGCCAGCCCCAGATTTCGTGTCCAGCTCCCTGCTCATCGATATCCAGCTTGGTGCCCCAGTGGCATCCACAGAACAAGAGATGTCCGGGCGGGCAGCTGCCACCACGCCCACCAAACTGTACAGCGAGGTCCACCTCACGCTGGCCAAGCCCCCATCTGTGGTCAACAGGACGGCCAGGCCCTTTGGGATTCAGGCACCGGGCGGCACGAGCCAGATGGAACGAAGCCCCATGGTAGAGAGACGACATCTTGGAGAGAAGGGCCCCGCTCCCCGGCCCCCCAGCGTGGCAGACAGGAGCCCTCGGCCACAGAGACACATCATGTCCCATAGCCCCATGCTGGAGAGGAGGCCCGTGGCACAGCGAAGCCCCGCCTTGGAGAGACGCCCCTTGGGGAACTTCACCCCGCCCCCAACCTATGCCGAGACCTTGTCCACAGCCCCCCTGACTTCCCGGGTTAGGTCTCCCCCCTCTTACTCTGCCCTGTACCCCAGCTCCGACCCCAAGCCTTCTCATCTAAAGGGCCAGGCGGTTCCTGCCAGCAAGACGGGCATTTTGGAGGAGTCGATGGCCCGCAGGGGCAGCCGGAAATCCATGTTCACCTTCGTGGAGAAGCCCAAGGTGACCCCGAATCCGGACCTGCTGGATCTGGTACAGACAGCGGACGAGAAGCGGAGGCAGAGGGACCAGGGGGAGATGGGCGTGGAGGAGGAGCCCTTTGCGCTGGGGGCCGAGGCCTCCAACTTCCAGCAGGAGCCCGCACCCCGGGACAGGGCCAGCCCCGCAGGTGCCGAGGAGATTGTCCCCGAGTGGGCCTCATGCCTCAAGTCACCGCGTATCCAGGCCAAGCCCAAGCCCAAACCCAACCAGAACCTCTCCGAGGCCTCCGGGAAGGGGGCCGAGCTCTACGCCCGCCGCCAGTCCCGCATGGAGAAGTACGTCATCGAGTCTTCGGGCCACGCGGAACGGGCCCGCTGCCCTTCACCCACCATGTCCCTGCCTTCGTGCTGGAAGTACCCCACCCACGCGCCCGGCGGCTTCCGAGTGGCATCCCGAAGCCCCGCTCGAACCCCGCCTGCCTCCCTCTATCACGGCTACCTGCCTGAGAACGGGGTCCTGCGCCCGGAGCCCTCCAGGCAGCCGCCCTGCCAGCTGCGGCCCTCGCTCTTTGTCCTCTCACCCATCAAGGAACCTGCCAAGTCCTCGCCCACAGCCGCCTCGCCTGCCAAGCCGAGCTCCCTGGACCTGGCGCCCAGCCTGCCCAAGGCGGCCCTCCCACCGTCGCCTGCCCTGCCTCGGCCCTCCCGCTCCTCCCCCGGCCAGGATGGCCTCCAGCCCACTGCCCTGAGCCCTACCTACAGCAGTGATGTCTCGCCCGTGTCTCCCTCCAGGGCGTGGTCTCCCCGAGCCAAGCAAGCCCCCAGGCCCTCCTTCTCCACCCGGAATGCCGGGATCGAGGCTCAG GACCGCCGAGAGAGCCTGCCCACCTCCCCGCCCTGGACGCCGGGCGCGTCCCGGCCCCCCAGCAGCCTGGACGGCTGGGTGAGCCCGGGGCCGTGGGAGCCGGGCCGCGGGAGCAGCTTGAGCAGCcccccgccgctgccgccgccgccgccgccgccaccgccgcccaTGTCCCCCTCGTGGAGCGAGCGCTCCGTATCCCCTCTGCGACATGAGACCGAGGCGCGGCCCCCCAGCCGCCAGCTGCAGGCGCTCCTGGCGCGAAACATCATCAACGCGGCCCGGCGCAAGAGCGCCTCCCCGCGGCCGGCGGGCGCTGAGAGCCTTCGGCCCTTCTCCCCGCCGAGAGCGCTGCcaccgccgccaccgccgccgcgcATGCGCTCGCCCCTGCCGTCCCGACCCGGCCAGGCCGCGGACCCCGGGACAACGTTCGCTCCCATCCCCCGGAGCCCACTGCCCGCCGGGCCCTCGCCCTGCGCTAGTCCCCGGAGCCCGCTGCCCGCGCGACCCAGGCCCTTCCCCTACCGCCGCTCGCCCACGGACTCCGATGTGTCCCTCGACTCCGAGGACTCTGGGGCTAAGTCGCCCGGCATCCTCGGCTACAACATCTGTCCCCGCGGATGGAACGGCAGCCTGAGGCTCAAGCGTGGCAACCTACCCACGGAGGCCTCCTGCACCACCTAA
- the SYNPO gene encoding synaptopodin isoform X2, giving the protein MKASWRKWQLGWAWDSRWESECALWAELFRRRGPGLGSVRLPAPALLCLSLAGCKTWALGRSTSLTEKDLKEAKARSQQIAAQLTTPPSSNSRGVQLFNRRRQRVNEFTLESHGQRGQKPGQESLRVPPASPTGHAPGLSLSPTSLPEPGPPRNPACQSADTGVPGHSMEGSSEEANLLRHLEKVASEEEEVPLVVYLKENAALLTANGLHLSQNREAQQTPPTPPPAEVHSPATDASQNPPSPGATLITPASNSNHNLPATDVDQNPPATVTPQSLPLSSVQQNSSQAQLPPKGAVPDFKPSTPCAGGQPQEPAAEVRSSTLLIDKVSAPPTTTSTFSREVTPISSSRSPAPDFVSSSLLIDIQLGAPVASTEQEMSGRAAATTPTKLYSEVHLTLAKPPSVVNRTARPFGIQAPGGTSQMERSPMVERRHLGEKGPAPRPPSVADRSPRPQRHIMSHSPMLERRPVAQRSPALERRPLGNFTPPPTYAETLSTAPLTSRVRSPPSYSALYPSSDPKPSHLKGQAVPASKTGILEESMARRGSRKSMFTFVEKPKVTPNPDLLDLVQTADEKRRQRDQGEMGVEEEPFALGAEASNFQQEPAPRDRASPAGAEEIVPEWASCLKSPRIQAKPKPKPNQNLSEASGKGAELYARRQSRMEKYVIESSGHAERARCPSPTMSLPSCWKYPTHAPGGFRVASRSPARTPPASLYHGYLPENGVLRPEPSRQPPCQLRPSLFVLSPIKEPAKSSPTAASPAKPSSLDLAPSLPKAALPPSPALPRPSRSSPGQDGLQPTALSPTYSSDVSPVSPSRAWSPRAKQAPRPSFSTRNAGIEAQDRRESLPTSPPWTPGASRPPSSLDGWVSPGPWEPGRGSSLSSPPPLPPPPPPPPPPMSPSWSERSVSPLRHETEARPPSRQLQALLARNIINAARRKSASPRPAGAESLRPFSPPRALPPPPPPPRMRSPLPSRPGQAADPGTTFAPIPRSPLPAGPSPCASPRSPLPARPRPFPYRRSPTDSDVSLDSEDSGAKSPGILGYNICPRGWNGSLRLKRGNLPTEASCTT; this is encoded by the exons atgaaagcttcctggaggaagtggcagTTGGGCTGGGCCTGGGACAGTAGGTGGGAAAGTGAGTGTGCTTTGTGGGCTGAGCTCTTCAGAAGGAGGGGCCCAGGCTTGGGATCAGTCAGACTCCCGGCTCCAGCTCTGCTCTGCCTGTCCCTTGCTGGCTGTAAGACCTGGG CGCTGGGCCGGAGCACTAGCCTCACCGAGAAGGATCTAAAAGAGGCCAAGGCGAGGAGCCAGCAGATCGCAGCCCAGCTGACCACCCCTCCCAGCTCCAACTCCCGCGGCGTCCAGCTCTTCAACAGGCGCCGGCAGAGGGTGAACGAGTTCACCTTGGAGAGCCACGGCCAGAGGGGACAGAAGCCCGGCCAGGAGTCCCTCAGGGTGCCCCCCGCCAGCCCCACAGGCCATGCCCCAGGGCTCAGCCTGagtcccacctccctccctgaaCCAGGCCCTCCGAGAAACCCCGCCTGCCAGAGCGCTGACACAGGGGTCCCTGGTCACAGCATGGAGGGCTCCTCAGAGGAAGCCAACTTGCTGCGGCACCTGGAGAAGGTGGCCAGTGAGGAAGAGGAGGTACCACTGGTGGTTTATTTAAAGGAGAACGCGGCCCTGCTGACGGCCAATGGGCTCCACCTGTCCCAGAACCGAGAAGCCCAGCAGACACCCCCAACTCCACCTCCGGCGGAGGTCCACAGCCCAGCCACAGATGCCAGCCAAAACCCTCCCTCACCCGGCGCCACGCTCATCACGCCAGCTTCCAACAGCAACCACAACCTGCCAGCCACAGATGTCGATCAGAACCCACCGGCAACTGTCACCCCGCAGAGCCTGCCACTGTCCAGCGTCCAGCAGAATTCCTCACAGGCACAGCTCCCGCCGAAGGGTGCGGTGCCAGATTTCAAACCCAGCACCCCGTGTGCTGGTGGGCAACCCCAGGAGCCAGCCGCGGAGGTGAGATCCAGCACCCTGCTAATTGACAAGGTATCGGCTCCACCTACCACCACCAGCACCTTCTCCAGAGAAGTGACTCCCATCTCCAGCTCCAGGTCGCCAGCCCCAGATTTCGTGTCCAGCTCCCTGCTCATCGATATCCAGCTTGGTGCCCCAGTGGCATCCACAGAACAAGAGATGTCCGGGCGGGCAGCTGCCACCACGCCCACCAAACTGTACAGCGAGGTCCACCTCACGCTGGCCAAGCCCCCATCTGTGGTCAACAGGACGGCCAGGCCCTTTGGGATTCAGGCACCGGGCGGCACGAGCCAGATGGAACGAAGCCCCATGGTAGAGAGACGACATCTTGGAGAGAAGGGCCCCGCTCCCCGGCCCCCCAGCGTGGCAGACAGGAGCCCTCGGCCACAGAGACACATCATGTCCCATAGCCCCATGCTGGAGAGGAGGCCCGTGGCACAGCGAAGCCCCGCCTTGGAGAGACGCCCCTTGGGGAACTTCACCCCGCCCCCAACCTATGCCGAGACCTTGTCCACAGCCCCCCTGACTTCCCGGGTTAGGTCTCCCCCCTCTTACTCTGCCCTGTACCCCAGCTCCGACCCCAAGCCTTCTCATCTAAAGGGCCAGGCGGTTCCTGCCAGCAAGACGGGCATTTTGGAGGAGTCGATGGCCCGCAGGGGCAGCCGGAAATCCATGTTCACCTTCGTGGAGAAGCCCAAGGTGACCCCGAATCCGGACCTGCTGGATCTGGTACAGACAGCGGACGAGAAGCGGAGGCAGAGGGACCAGGGGGAGATGGGCGTGGAGGAGGAGCCCTTTGCGCTGGGGGCCGAGGCCTCCAACTTCCAGCAGGAGCCCGCACCCCGGGACAGGGCCAGCCCCGCAGGTGCCGAGGAGATTGTCCCCGAGTGGGCCTCATGCCTCAAGTCACCGCGTATCCAGGCCAAGCCCAAGCCCAAACCCAACCAGAACCTCTCCGAGGCCTCCGGGAAGGGGGCCGAGCTCTACGCCCGCCGCCAGTCCCGCATGGAGAAGTACGTCATCGAGTCTTCGGGCCACGCGGAACGGGCCCGCTGCCCTTCACCCACCATGTCCCTGCCTTCGTGCTGGAAGTACCCCACCCACGCGCCCGGCGGCTTCCGAGTGGCATCCCGAAGCCCCGCTCGAACCCCGCCTGCCTCCCTCTATCACGGCTACCTGCCTGAGAACGGGGTCCTGCGCCCGGAGCCCTCCAGGCAGCCGCCCTGCCAGCTGCGGCCCTCGCTCTTTGTCCTCTCACCCATCAAGGAACCTGCCAAGTCCTCGCCCACAGCCGCCTCGCCTGCCAAGCCGAGCTCCCTGGACCTGGCGCCCAGCCTGCCCAAGGCGGCCCTCCCACCGTCGCCTGCCCTGCCTCGGCCCTCCCGCTCCTCCCCCGGCCAGGATGGCCTCCAGCCCACTGCCCTGAGCCCTACCTACAGCAGTGATGTCTCGCCCGTGTCTCCCTCCAGGGCGTGGTCTCCCCGAGCCAAGCAAGCCCCCAGGCCCTCCTTCTCCACCCGGAATGCCGGGATCGAGGCTCAG GACCGCCGAGAGAGCCTGCCCACCTCCCCGCCCTGGACGCCGGGCGCGTCCCGGCCCCCCAGCAGCCTGGACGGCTGGGTGAGCCCGGGGCCGTGGGAGCCGGGCCGCGGGAGCAGCTTGAGCAGCcccccgccgctgccgccgccgccgccgccgccaccgccgcccaTGTCCCCCTCGTGGAGCGAGCGCTCCGTATCCCCTCTGCGACATGAGACCGAGGCGCGGCCCCCCAGCCGCCAGCTGCAGGCGCTCCTGGCGCGAAACATCATCAACGCGGCCCGGCGCAAGAGCGCCTCCCCGCGGCCGGCGGGCGCTGAGAGCCTTCGGCCCTTCTCCCCGCCGAGAGCGCTGCcaccgccgccaccgccgccgcgcATGCGCTCGCCCCTGCCGTCCCGACCCGGCCAGGCCGCGGACCCCGGGACAACGTTCGCTCCCATCCCCCGGAGCCCACTGCCCGCCGGGCCCTCGCCCTGCGCTAGTCCCCGGAGCCCGCTGCCCGCGCGACCCAGGCCCTTCCCCTACCGCCGCTCGCCCACGGACTCCGATGTGTCCCTCGACTCCGAGGACTCTGGGGCTAAGTCGCCCGGCATCCTCGGCTACAACATCTGTCCCCGCGGATGGAACGGCAGCCTGAGGCTCAAGCGTGGCAACCTACCCACGGAGGCCTCCTGCACCACCTAA